In a single window of the Coprothermobacter proteolyticus DSM 5265 genome:
- a CDS encoding DUF2620 family protein: MAGRPPKEEEVVNAVKQGKVAFGFTNDHIDRAVPMIVNAILKEKGEV; the protein is encoded by the coding sequence ATGGCTGGAAGGCCGCCAAAAGAGGAGGAGGTGGTAAATGCGGTAAAGCAAGGGAAAGTTGCTTTTGGATTCACAAACGACCACATTGATCGAGCAGTACCAATGATTGTGAACGCAATACTAAAGGAAAAGGGGGAAGTATAG
- a CDS encoding copper amine oxidase N-terminal domain-containing protein: protein MRDRASKYAITAIVIFFFLLSLQLPVLAAAPKIIIDGTELKIDANPVVVDGRTLVPLRGIFEALGAIISWDGNTKTITAQKICGEHRKQ from the coding sequence ATGAGAGATAGAGCATCAAAATATGCGATTACGGCAATAGTAATTTTTTTCTTTCTCTTATCTCTTCAACTGCCAGTATTGGCTGCTGCCCCCAAAATTATCATTGATGGAACTGAACTCAAAATTGACGCAAATCCCGTTGTCGTCGATGGAAGGACTTTGGTTCCTTTAAGAGGCATTTTTGAAGCGCTGGGTGCTATAATTTCTTGGGATGGTAATACAAAAACCATTACAGCCCAAAAAATATGTGGGGAGCATAGAAAGCAATAA
- a CDS encoding Ada metal-binding domain-containing protein → MVIQKPLQPKKYVGSIESNKYHLPTCRVEQIKPENRIWFDSEEEAQKAGYEPCKVCNP, encoded by the coding sequence ATGGTAATACAAAAACCATTACAGCCCAAAAAATATGTGGGGAGCATAGAAAGCAATAAATATCACCTGCCAACCTGCCGGGTTGAGCAAATTAAACCGGAGAACAGGATATGGTTTGATTCCGAAGAAGAAGCTCAAAAAGCGGGTTATGAGCCGTGCAAGGTATGTAACCCGTAA
- a CDS encoding tyrosine-type recombinase/integrase: MLELYHEYLVKKGKSPHTIKNYISDLMQFQKWFEESTGEQFSPGKITEIDVRSYRSYLINIRQLKPSSIKRKLEAIRKFLDWTVKQDIISKNPAKEVEAPASVTLPPRSLSEKEFLRLRRSFYKEGNERDIAIFEVLANTGIRVSELCSLKLSDVQISERKGKLIVRYGKGQKYREVPLNSDARKALNEYLKSRADENNERLFLGERGPLTPSGVFRIIKRYARDAGVEVSPHQLRHTFARRLLQSGADIVTVQQILGHANLNTTAVYLKPDYAEQEEAVEKISKLHL, from the coding sequence ATGCTAGAATTGTACCATGAATACTTGGTAAAGAAGGGGAAAAGCCCGCATACTATAAAAAATTACATATCAGACCTGATGCAGTTCCAAAAGTGGTTCGAGGAGTCTACAGGGGAACAATTTTCCCCCGGCAAAATAACCGAAATAGATGTCAGAAGCTACAGGAGTTACCTGATTAACATAAGGCAGTTAAAACCATCTTCGATAAAAAGAAAGCTAGAGGCAATCCGAAAATTCCTCGACTGGACCGTTAAGCAGGATATCATATCGAAGAACCCGGCTAAAGAGGTAGAAGCTCCAGCATCCGTTACGCTGCCACCGAGAAGTTTGTCAGAAAAGGAATTTCTCCGTTTGCGTAGAAGTTTTTATAAAGAAGGGAATGAAAGGGATATAGCGATATTTGAAGTGCTCGCAAATACGGGTATAAGGGTATCGGAACTGTGTTCGCTGAAGCTTTCGGACGTCCAGATTTCCGAGCGGAAGGGCAAGCTCATCGTGAGGTACGGCAAGGGCCAAAAATATCGAGAGGTGCCCTTGAACAGCGACGCAAGAAAAGCCCTCAATGAATACCTCAAATCCAGAGCGGATGAAAATAACGAGCGTTTATTCCTCGGCGAAAGAGGGCCGCTGACGCCTTCGGGGGTATTCAGAATAATAAAGAGATATGCGAGGGATGCAGGGGTAGAGGTGTCGCCACACCAGCTAAGGCATACCTTTGCGAGGCGACTGTTGCAGTCCGGTGCCGACATCGTAACAGTCCAACAGATCCTCGGACACGCTAACCTCAATACCACGGCAGTGTATCTTAAGCCGGACTATGCGGAACAGGAAGAGGCTGTCGAAAAGATAAGCAAACTTCACTTGTGA
- a CDS encoding GAS domain-containing protein → MPIDTWPIEEYVRVYGRERITWLLLNLPLPEELERYRTEKLAAVIPKKSSGPQAVLWERIKQLGDELTRQRRRAENLAKQLFEEHAEKARLSEELHVLRKEIEQLKNNSQSATRNIDDVLRIKRLKTLISELREENTKLRRQLEELGIKEVQDIEGEYEERNDEAVEAVGKTQDIEEDVLGRIRNKNVAVYGRVG, encoded by the coding sequence GTGCCCATCGACACATGGCCGATAGAAGAATACGTAAGGGTGTACGGCAGGGAAAGGATTACCTGGCTTTTGTTGAATCTTCCCCTGCCGGAAGAATTGGAGCGATACAGGACCGAAAAACTGGCAGCGGTCATACCAAAGAAATCGTCGGGACCGCAGGCAGTACTATGGGAGAGGATAAAACAATTGGGGGACGAACTGACAAGGCAACGCCGCAGGGCCGAAAATCTCGCAAAACAACTTTTTGAAGAGCACGCAGAAAAAGCAAGGTTGAGTGAAGAACTGCACGTTCTTAGAAAAGAAATCGAGCAACTCAAAAATAACAGTCAATCCGCTACCAGGAACATCGACGATGTTTTAAGAATAAAAAGGCTAAAGACGCTAATCAGCGAGCTAAGGGAAGAGAACACAAAGTTAAGGCGGCAGCTCGAAGAGCTGGGCATTAAAGAAGTGCAAGATATCGAAGGCGAGTATGAAGAAAGAAATGATGAAGCGGTTGAAGCGGTAGGGAAAACTCAAGACATTGAAGAAGATGTATTAGGACGAATAAGAAATAAGAATGTTGCTGTATACGGGCGTGTAGGGTAA
- a CDS encoding glycosyltransferase family 2 protein — protein METRLNTETKLPPSYKTVYIPVIYKFFIAQSIAFTWMIFSIRISIPWLKDLSSVVGLPLAVFIIAFIAYIPGYLVAFVAVSLLLDRQPPFKEKNPDLHVTILIAARNEAAKIRNTLKYIANQDYNGKIDVIIVDNNSTDGTLEAAQKAANEYGLNCTFLFEPKAGKSYALNTGLKAIKTEYFMTLDADTLLHKKAVNNIVARILSSPSDVCAVAGHVLARNSRDNILTRMQEWDYFLGIASLKRMQGLYQGTLVAQGAFSLYKTDVVREVGGWDDVIGEDIVLTWKFFEKGYRVFFEPLAIAFTEVPNRFKHFTRQRSRWTRGMLEGLKKAGPWKQERFLAIFLLGIDILIPLIDLAFTIFWIPGLVLAFFGKYYIVGPYTLLVLPLNVLVTVIMYSFQKNIFDALGLRVRRNRIGYTFYLLFYQIIHSPISVMGYIQEIFKLERVWK, from the coding sequence ATGGAAACAAGACTAAATACCGAAACAAAATTACCTCCCAGCTATAAAACTGTATATATCCCCGTTATTTACAAATTTTTTATCGCACAGTCAATTGCATTTACCTGGATGATATTTTCAATTAGAATATCTATACCCTGGCTGAAAGATTTAAGCAGTGTTGTTGGGCTACCTTTGGCTGTATTTATAATAGCTTTTATAGCATATATTCCTGGATATCTTGTAGCTTTTGTTGCAGTCAGCCTGCTTTTGGATAGACAGCCTCCATTCAAAGAGAAGAACCCTGATTTGCATGTAACAATTCTAATAGCGGCAAGGAATGAAGCAGCGAAAATTAGAAATACTCTGAAATATATAGCAAATCAGGATTACAATGGGAAAATAGACGTAATTATCGTAGATAATAATTCTACTGACGGGACGTTAGAGGCTGCCCAAAAAGCAGCAAATGAGTACGGATTAAACTGTACATTCCTGTTCGAGCCTAAAGCTGGGAAAAGCTATGCTCTGAACACTGGCCTAAAAGCTATAAAAACTGAATATTTTATGACTTTGGATGCTGATACACTACTACATAAAAAAGCTGTGAATAATATAGTGGCAAGAATATTAAGTTCGCCTTCAGATGTCTGTGCTGTAGCGGGACACGTACTTGCGAGAAATAGCAGAGACAACATACTGACTAGGATGCAGGAATGGGACTACTTTTTGGGCATAGCTTCTCTGAAAAGAATGCAAGGACTATATCAGGGAACTCTTGTTGCACAAGGGGCCTTTAGTCTATACAAGACAGATGTGGTAAGAGAAGTAGGCGGTTGGGATGATGTGATAGGTGAGGACATTGTGTTGACATGGAAATTTTTCGAAAAAGGATATAGGGTCTTCTTTGAACCCTTAGCTATAGCTTTTACAGAAGTTCCAAATAGATTTAAACACTTTACGAGGCAGAGGAGTCGATGGACTAGAGGGATGCTTGAAGGTTTAAAAAAAGCGGGGCCGTGGAAACAGGAGAGGTTTTTGGCCATCTTTTTGCTGGGAATAGATATTTTGATACCATTAATAGATCTAGCATTCACTATATTTTGGATACCAGGACTTGTATTGGCGTTCTTTGGGAAATATTACATTGTAGGTCCCTATACACTGTTAGTTTTACCTTTGAATGTATTAGTGACTGTAATTATGTATTCTTTTCAAAAAAATATATTTGATGCACTAGGATTGCGAGTTCGCCGAAATAGAATTGGGTATACATTTTATTTGCTTTTTTATCAGATTATTCATTCACCTATATCCGTTATGGGTTATATTCAAGAAATTTTTAAATTGGAGAGAGTATGGAAATGA
- a CDS encoding DNA recombination protein RmuC: MIIALLQIAIYVAVTKRREDPELIKFLTGLEDNQKQLESLIKDGMKSSKEEMTNLVANLANMITTNISEMNSTITKNISEMGISQQNLIKNFSDTVSSLADKTEERLNRMRDTIEAKLKEIQDENSSKLEQMRQTVDEKLQSTLNARISESFKLVSERLEQVHSGLGEVQSLVNDVGDLKKVLSNIKTRGILGEDQLEAIIEDILVPGQYEKNVIVRPGSREVVEFAVKIPVENGGNGSYMWLPIDAKFPMEDFERLIDAEERCDTAECERLRKELENRLKQCAKDIRDKYIDPPNTTDFAIMFLPAESLFAEALRKPGFIEVLQRECRVLITGPTTLSAVLNSLRQGFKIFAIEKKAEEVWKLLGAVKTEVGKFGDLLEKVNKKLQEAQNVIEDASRKTRTIDRKLRNVEEISPEETAELLALSPSSPDDDAF; the protein is encoded by the coding sequence GTGATTATTGCACTTTTGCAAATTGCTATATATGTGGCGGTAACGAAGCGCAGAGAAGATCCGGAACTAATAAAATTCCTAACGGGGCTTGAGGACAATCAGAAGCAGCTGGAAAGTCTTATAAAGGATGGGATGAAATCGAGCAAGGAAGAGATGACGAATCTTGTGGCGAACTTAGCCAATATGATTACAACGAACATAAGCGAGATGAACAGCACGATAACCAAAAATATAAGCGAGATGGGAATATCCCAGCAGAATCTAATAAAGAATTTTTCGGACACCGTATCATCGCTTGCCGACAAGACCGAAGAAAGGCTAAACAGGATGAGGGATACGATAGAGGCAAAGCTGAAGGAAATCCAGGACGAGAACAGCAGCAAGCTCGAACAGATGAGGCAGACAGTCGACGAAAAGCTCCAGTCAACGCTCAACGCCAGGATATCCGAATCCTTCAAGTTAGTGAGCGAGAGGCTGGAGCAGGTCCACAGCGGCCTTGGCGAAGTCCAGAGCCTGGTGAACGACGTTGGTGACCTGAAGAAGGTGCTTTCCAACATAAAGACCAGGGGGATCCTTGGTGAAGACCAGCTGGAGGCGATAATAGAAGACATACTGGTGCCAGGCCAGTATGAGAAGAACGTAATAGTAAGGCCCGGCAGCAGGGAAGTTGTTGAGTTCGCTGTGAAGATTCCCGTGGAAAACGGCGGTAACGGGAGCTATATGTGGCTTCCCATCGATGCCAAATTCCCGATGGAAGACTTCGAAAGGTTAATAGATGCGGAAGAAAGGTGCGACACTGCGGAGTGCGAGAGGTTGAGGAAGGAACTGGAGAACCGCCTCAAACAATGTGCGAAGGATATAAGGGACAAATACATAGACCCACCAAACACAACGGATTTTGCCATAATGTTTCTTCCTGCCGAAAGCCTTTTTGCCGAGGCATTAAGGAAGCCCGGATTTATCGAAGTACTGCAAAGGGAGTGCAGGGTGCTGATAACGGGGCCGACTACGCTTTCGGCAGTATTGAACAGCCTGCGTCAGGGGTTCAAGATTTTCGCCATAGAGAAGAAAGCGGAAGAAGTGTGGAAGCTGCTTGGGGCGGTCAAGACTGAAGTAGGCAAATTCGGCGACCTGCTGGAGAAGGTGAACAAGAAGCTCCAGGAAGCTCAGAACGTTATAGAAGACGCATCTAGGAAGACTCGTACCATCGACAGAAAACTCCGGAACGTGGAAGAAATATCTCCCGAAGAAACTGCAGAACTTCTTGCTCTTTCTCCTTCGTCGCCCGACGATGATGCTTTTTAG
- a CDS encoding thermonuclease family protein, whose protein sequence is MKKLIAVSVMLILIAGLLAACGNEAAPTPPAAGKTAEAASNAQHVEAVSSSGSKQPKQEQQPTVEKPAAGDKIEQVTSTENEKAEEGIELIKAKVTKAVDGDTVYVKLESDKEEKVRFIGVDTPESTTKVEPYGKEATAYTKSKLLNKDVWLELDVQERDKYGRLLAYVWLSPPTKESDEEIRTKMFNAVLLLEGYAQVMTVPPNVKYAEYFRKYQQEAMEKSAGLWGLEVKEEKPAFSQAVSASYIGNKNSKKFHLPDCQWTEKIAPGNRVYFKSRDEAIKAGYEPCKVCKP, encoded by the coding sequence ATGAAGAAGCTTATTGCCGTTTCCGTGATGCTAATACTGATTGCAGGGCTGCTAGCTGCCTGCGGGAATGAGGCAGCTCCAACTCCTCCTGCAGCGGGCAAAACAGCAGAAGCAGCAAGTAACGCGCAACACGTCGAAGCCGTATCTTCCTCGGGCTCCAAACAACCTAAGCAGGAACAACAGCCGACGGTAGAGAAACCCGCTGCGGGCGATAAGATTGAGCAGGTGACATCAACGGAAAACGAAAAAGCCGAAGAAGGGATAGAACTTATAAAAGCCAAAGTGACCAAAGCGGTTGACGGCGACACCGTATATGTTAAACTTGAAAGCGACAAAGAAGAAAAAGTCCGGTTCATAGGTGTAGACACGCCTGAAAGCACGACAAAGGTTGAGCCTTATGGGAAAGAGGCCACGGCCTACACGAAGTCGAAGCTTCTTAACAAAGACGTGTGGCTTGAGCTTGACGTGCAGGAGAGGGACAAATACGGTAGACTCTTAGCGTACGTGTGGCTTTCACCGCCAACAAAGGAAAGCGACGAAGAGATAAGGACAAAGATGTTCAACGCCGTGCTCCTGCTGGAAGGCTATGCTCAGGTCATGACAGTACCGCCGAATGTGAAGTATGCTGAGTATTTCAGGAAATACCAGCAGGAGGCAATGGAGAAGAGTGCAGGCCTCTGGGGGTTGGAGGTAAAAGAAGAAAAGCCTGCGTTTTCTCAAGCAGTGTCAGCTTCTTACATCGGCAATAAGAACAGCAAGAAGTTTCATCTCCCTGACTGCCAGTGGACAGAAAAGATAGCGCCGGGGAACAGAGTATACTTCAAGTCGCGTGACGAAGCAATAAAGGCGGGGTATGAGCCGTGTAAGGTGTGTAAGCCGTAA
- a CDS encoding TIGR02391 family protein — MGTSDENKTLKLFSLSALEKLADIVADYHTGSGITELFRKAGFPEIRHDGSTKRWFVYQALQQVHQQHYGPYNVLKVIEALCNPEEFIGKPQVQQQVLEKVNEILRFYDLFVGEDGKVRRTSETETALTTRLLEGRRFDERGFHPEIRKHARQLFLEGYYFHAVLECCKALEKFVREKSGINKHGAELMSAALNLNNGPLKLNSQRTESERNEQEGVMHLCIGLMRAIRNPASHEPALDWTITREDALDLLSLISYLFRQIEQAVYFRIRN, encoded by the coding sequence ATGGGAACAAGCGACGAAAATAAAACCCTCAAACTATTTTCGCTTTCCGCACTGGAGAAACTAGCTGATATTGTTGCTGATTATCATACCGGTTCAGGAATTACAGAACTCTTTCGCAAAGCAGGTTTTCCAGAGATCCGGCACGATGGATCGACGAAGCGGTGGTTTGTCTACCAAGCCCTGCAGCAGGTTCATCAGCAACACTACGGCCCTTATAATGTGTTAAAGGTAATTGAGGCACTGTGTAATCCAGAAGAGTTCATTGGTAAACCTCAGGTACAACAGCAGGTTTTGGAAAAGGTGAATGAAATTTTGAGGTTCTATGACCTATTCGTTGGAGAAGATGGCAAAGTCCGAAGGACCAGTGAAACAGAAACTGCGCTAACCACCCGACTACTCGAAGGTCGCCGTTTCGATGAGCGCGGGTTTCACCCTGAGATTCGAAAACACGCTCGTCAGCTTTTTCTCGAAGGATATTACTTCCATGCCGTTCTGGAATGTTGTAAGGCTTTGGAAAAGTTTGTACGTGAAAAGTCTGGTATAAATAAACACGGGGCAGAATTAATGAGTGCGGCCCTGAACCTTAACAATGGCCCGCTTAAGTTGAACAGCCAGCGAACTGAGAGCGAACGCAACGAGCAGGAAGGAGTAATGCATCTGTGCATCGGCTTAATGCGAGCCATCCGCAATCCAGCCAGTCACGAGCCTGCTTTAGATTGGACTATTACCCGAGAGGACGCCTTGGATCTCTTGTCCTTAATTAGCTATCTTTTCCGACAGATTGAGCAAGCTGTTTACTTTAGAATTAGAAACTAG
- a CDS encoding DUF1028 domain-containing protein: MKSVVSQMRNISTFSIVARDPKTGELGIAVQSKFLAVGAVVPWAKAGVGAIATQAAANLDYGELGLKLLKKGYSPQAVLDALLALDDGREDRQVGIVDANGNSVTYTGENCFPWAGGIAGQDFACQGNILVSEATVNALKETFLSTEGPLAKRLVTALDAAQDAGGDRRGRQSAALLVVKEKGSYGGYNDRYIDLRVDDHPDPIKELIRLLDLYNMYFSKTTEGEKVKVTPEIVSSMQEALRNLGYYDGPVSGAFDEKTKNAYKNFCEFENFEERLCEGNFVDKRVIEFLLNKGKA, encoded by the coding sequence ATGAAGAGTGTTGTGAGTCAAATGAGGAATATTTCTACCTTTTCCATTGTGGCGAGAGATCCCAAAACAGGTGAACTGGGCATTGCAGTGCAGTCAAAGTTTTTAGCTGTTGGAGCAGTAGTCCCATGGGCTAAAGCTGGCGTTGGAGCCATAGCTACACAGGCTGCTGCAAATCTCGATTACGGTGAACTTGGACTAAAGCTACTTAAGAAGGGTTACTCTCCTCAAGCTGTTTTAGATGCACTGCTGGCGCTGGATGATGGCAGAGAAGACCGCCAAGTAGGCATTGTCGATGCAAATGGTAATTCTGTTACTTACACAGGTGAAAATTGCTTCCCTTGGGCAGGGGGCATAGCTGGACAGGATTTTGCATGCCAAGGTAACATTCTGGTGAGTGAGGCCACTGTGAATGCTCTTAAGGAAACGTTTTTGAGTACAGAAGGGCCCTTGGCAAAAAGACTGGTAACTGCATTGGACGCTGCTCAGGATGCTGGGGGAGACAGGAGGGGTCGACAATCAGCGGCGCTTCTCGTAGTCAAAGAAAAAGGTAGTTATGGAGGGTACAACGATCGATACATAGACCTTAGGGTGGACGATCATCCTGACCCCATAAAGGAACTCATCAGGCTACTTGATCTCTACAACATGTATTTCAGCAAGACTACCGAGGGAGAGAAAGTGAAGGTGACGCCAGAAATAGTTTCGAGTATGCAGGAAGCTCTGAGGAACCTGGGTTATTATGATGGACCTGTTAGCGGCGCTTTCGATGAAAAGACGAAGAACGCATATAAAAACTTCTGCGAATTTGAAAACTTTGAGGAACGTTTGTGCGAAGGCAACTTCGTTGACAAAAGAGTCATAGAGTTCTTGCTTAATAAGGGGAAAGCATAG
- a CDS encoding aldo/keto reductase → MSVLTETYVLHNGVKIPKIGFGTWQIPNGEVAYNSVSYALEVGYRHVDTAYVYGNEESVGKAIRESGIPRDQIFVTSKLPADVKTYDGTLDYFERTLRNLNMDYLDLYLIHWPWPWNEKGKDYKKENIEVWHAMEELYKSGRIRAIGVSNFDVEYLQVLMDNCSVKPMVNQIRFFIGNTQEEITQFCQQNGILVEAYSPLATGRLIENDTIKKIADKYNKTVAQICIRYVIQRNALPLPKSTTPSRIKENADVDFEISPEDMEYLNSLKDTVE, encoded by the coding sequence ATGAGTGTACTTACAGAAACGTATGTGCTACATAATGGGGTAAAAATCCCAAAAATCGGTTTTGGGACGTGGCAGATACCTAATGGAGAAGTGGCTTACAACTCAGTTTCATACGCTTTGGAAGTTGGCTACAGGCACGTGGATACAGCTTATGTCTATGGTAATGAAGAAAGCGTAGGAAAGGCCATAAGAGAATCTGGCATCCCGCGGGACCAGATTTTTGTTACTTCCAAGCTGCCTGCTGATGTAAAGACCTATGATGGAACTTTGGATTATTTTGAAAGGACCCTTAGAAACCTGAACATGGATTATTTAGATTTGTACCTAATTCACTGGCCATGGCCTTGGAACGAAAAAGGTAAAGACTACAAAAAAGAAAACATAGAAGTGTGGCACGCCATGGAAGAACTGTACAAGAGTGGACGCATACGTGCCATAGGTGTCTCCAACTTTGATGTGGAATATCTTCAAGTGCTCATGGACAACTGCAGCGTAAAACCCATGGTAAACCAAATAAGGTTTTTCATAGGAAACACGCAAGAAGAAATTACCCAGTTCTGCCAGCAAAACGGCATTCTGGTTGAGGCGTATTCACCTTTAGCCACAGGCAGGCTCATTGAAAACGACACCATAAAGAAGATTGCTGACAAATACAACAAAACAGTGGCGCAGATTTGCATCAGGTATGTCATCCAGAGAAACGCTCTTCCGCTGCCAAAATCTACTACTCCAAGCCGCATAAAAGAAAATGCTGACGTGGATTTTGAAATCTCACCTGAGGATATGGAGTACCTTAACAGCTTGAAGGACACAGTGGAATAG
- the epsC gene encoding serine O-acetyltransferase EpsC: protein MRLYILGTELKKARNALKEDRQALLKSDPSIETPADIRFHAGYRSLRLYRYAHAFYVAGFRNVSAFIHFISRVLYAVDIHPAAEIEPGVVVDHGMGVVIGSTAKVGSGTVIYHGVTLGAKNITTGKRHPQVGKNVFIGAGATLLGAINVGDGARIGAGSVVVEDVPPYSTVVGVPAKVVKQDCVKEVVA from the coding sequence ATGCGGTTGTACATATTGGGAACAGAACTTAAAAAGGCGAGAAACGCTCTTAAGGAAGATCGTCAAGCTCTTCTAAAGAGCGATCCTTCCATTGAAACCCCCGCAGATATTAGATTCCATGCAGGCTATAGAAGTTTACGTCTTTACAGGTATGCTCACGCTTTCTACGTAGCAGGTTTTAGGAATGTATCAGCGTTTATTCACTTCATAAGCCGCGTGCTCTATGCTGTGGACATTCACCCCGCAGCAGAAATTGAACCAGGCGTAGTAGTTGATCACGGTATGGGGGTTGTTATCGGAAGCACAGCCAAGGTTGGATCGGGCACGGTGATATACCACGGTGTAACTTTGGGAGCCAAGAATATCACCACAGGCAAAAGGCATCCACAGGTGGGGAAGAATGTTTTTATTGGCGCTGGAGCCACATTGCTTGGTGCCATCAATGTGGGAGATGGCGCACGCATCGGTGCAGGAAGCGTTGTAGTGGAAGATGTGCCCCCTTACAGTACTGTGGTAGGTGTACCTGCTAAAGTAGTTAAGCAGGACTGCGTAAAGGAGGTAGTAGCATGA
- a CDS encoding PLP-dependent cysteine synthase family protein, which translates to MIGIMETPLVCIEPYGIYAKLERFNPTGSIKDRPAYFMLVHALKENLIQPGGTLVEPTSGNTGISLAALGSQVGIKVILTMPASVTPERVKLAQSYGAEVILTPAEKGIPGAIEKAKQLQEKHHAYIPDQFNNPFNVLAHELTTGPEILKQTNWEVDAFVAGVGSGGTISGVGRALRRVLGNRVKIIAVEPAESPVLSGGKGGSHIIQGIGAGFIPTIFDKDLVDEIITVRGNEALEGVKMLSAKGYSVGISSGANFIAALRIKEKYNLAHVVTVFPDDGLKYLSTIAY; encoded by the coding sequence ATGATAGGCATTATGGAAACTCCTTTGGTATGTATTGAGCCATATGGTATATACGCAAAGCTGGAACGCTTTAACCCCACAGGCAGTATAAAAGACCGGCCAGCTTATTTCATGCTCGTGCATGCTCTCAAAGAAAACTTGATACAACCAGGAGGTACCCTGGTAGAACCAACTTCAGGCAATACAGGGATCTCGCTGGCTGCCTTGGGTTCACAGGTTGGCATAAAAGTCATACTCACCATGCCAGCTTCTGTTACCCCTGAGCGGGTAAAACTAGCCCAAAGTTACGGAGCTGAAGTTATCCTAACACCCGCTGAAAAGGGCATTCCTGGAGCCATAGAAAAAGCCAAACAGCTTCAGGAGAAGCACCACGCCTACATTCCCGACCAGTTCAATAACCCTTTCAACGTATTGGCTCATGAACTCACCACCGGCCCCGAAATACTTAAACAAACAAACTGGGAAGTGGATGCTTTTGTGGCAGGCGTAGGCAGTGGCGGAACCATATCAGGTGTAGGCAGAGCGCTGCGAAGAGTTCTGGGGAATAGAGTGAAAATCATTGCTGTGGAGCCTGCAGAATCCCCTGTGCTTTCCGGGGGAAAAGGTGGAAGCCACATCATACAGGGCATAGGAGCAGGCTTCATACCCACCATATTTGATAAAGATCTAGTGGATGAGATTATTACCGTGAGAGGAAACGAAGCACTGGAAGGTGTAAAAATGCTCAGCGCCAAGGGATATTCAGTAGGCATATCCTCCGGGGCAAACTTCATAGCCGCTTTAAGAATAAAAGAAAAATACAATTTAGCACATGTGGTAACAGTATTCCCTGACGACGGCTTAAAGTACCTGAGCACCATTGCTTATTAA
- a CDS encoding peroxiredoxin, whose product MFEEQTRMPLIGDKFPELEVKTTFGPMKLPDDFNGKWVVFFSHPGDFTPVCTTEFVAFQKRFDEFKALNTELIGLSVDQVPSHIKWVQWIKDNLGVEIQFPIIADELGRIAKALGLIHPAKGTNTVRAVYIVDPKGIIRAILYYPQEIGRNIDEIIRMIKAFQTADANHVAIPANWPNNELMGDEVIIPLPPDIKGAEERMNQPNCYDWWLCHKKI is encoded by the coding sequence ATGTTTGAGGAGCAAACGCGAATGCCGTTAATCGGTGATAAGTTCCCTGAATTGGAGGTAAAAACCACATTTGGTCCCATGAAACTACCCGACGATTTCAACGGAAAATGGGTAGTATTCTTCAGTCACCCGGGAGATTTCACTCCGGTCTGTACTACAGAATTCGTAGCATTTCAGAAGAGATTCGATGAGTTCAAGGCTTTGAACACAGAGCTCATTGGACTATCAGTGGACCAGGTACCATCACACATCAAATGGGTTCAGTGGATAAAAGACAATCTGGGCGTAGAAATTCAATTCCCCATCATTGCAGATGAATTAGGTCGCATAGCAAAGGCTCTTGGGCTTATACACCCTGCTAAAGGCACGAACACAGTCAGAGCTGTTTACATCGTGGACCCCAAGGGCATTATCAGAGCCATTCTTTATTACCCACAGGAAATTGGTAGAAACATCGATGAAATCATCAGGATGATCAAAGCTTTCCAGACAGCTGATGCCAATCACGTGGCTATTCCAGCAAACTGGCCTAACAACGAACTCATGGGTGATGAAGTTATCATCCCTCTACCGCCAGACATTAAAGGTGCAGAGGAGCGTATGAATCAGCCCAACTGTTACGATTGGTGGCTCTGCCACAAGAAAATTTGA